Proteins found in one Pogoniulus pusillus isolate bPogPus1 chromosome 36, bPogPus1.pri, whole genome shotgun sequence genomic segment:
- the LOC135190548 gene encoding lysophosphatidic acid receptor 6-like, whose translation MASGLVPRVGQLSTPADVMADLSWAEGVSNGTLPNGSSEPPLEADFQYLLFPAIYSITFVLGLLENLSALYLLSCRAKHRSHSYLYMTNLALVDTLFVCVLPFKIHYHLNCNDWIFGDVACRVTGTLYYINIYLSIAFFTCICVDRYLAVLHPFTYIQIRARHYLLVVTGLWGVALSVAVPLILEGPLHNRGVRNTTACFENFSRSSWSGRMAPYNVLALLFGFVVPFAIILISYPLIARKISQIKHSTRKRKALRTIYIILGICTLCFLPYHLSHLLHFLMRVQLIQNQAFTSLIYKMRRITLALVSFNCCLNPLLYYYSSSSRQWLFNFKLRFRSKKVYTICDQNLAGESWGYKLQQMHGNNPPQAALF comes from the coding sequence ATGGCTTCAGGACTTGTACCCCGTGTTGGGCAGCTCAGCACCCCAGCAGACGTCATGGCAGACCTGTCCTGGGCTGAAGGAGTCTCCAATGGGACACTGCCCAATGGCAGTTCAGAGCCCCCTCTGGAAGCAGACTTCCAGTACCTCCTGTTTCCTGCCATCTACAGCATCACCtttgtgctggggctgctggagaacctctcagCTCTCtacctgctctcctgcagggcgAAGCACAGGTCTCACTCCTACCTCTACATGACCAACCTTGCTCTGGTGGACACCTTGTTTGTCTGTGTGCTGCCCTTCAAAATCCATTACCACCTGAACTGCAATGACTGGATCTTTGGGGACGTGGCCTGCAGGGTGACAGGGACTCTGTACTACATCAACATCTACCTCAGCATTGCCTTCTTCACCTGCATCTGCGTGGATCGGTACCTGGCCGTGCTGCACCCTTTCACCTACATCCAGATCAGAGCCAGGCATTACCTGCTGGTGGTCACAGGCCTCTGGGGGGTGGCTCTGAGTGTCGCAGTGCCACTCATCCTGGAAggtcccctccacaacagggggGTGAGGAACACCACAGCCTGCTTTGAGAACTTCAGCCGGAGCAGCTGGAGCGGCCGCATGGCTCCCTACAACGTCCTGGCCTTGCTCTTTGGCTTCGTGGTGCCCTTTGCCATCATCCTCATCAGCTACCCTCTCATTGCCAGGAAGATCTCCCAGATCAAGCACAGCACCCGCAAGAGGAAGGCCCTGAGGACCATCTACATCATCCTGGGCATTTGTACCCTGTGCTTTCTGCCCTATCATCTCTCTCACCTGCTCCACTTCTTAATGAGAGTCCAGCTCATCCAGAACCAGGCCTTCACCAGCCTGATCTACAAGATGAGGAGGATCACCTTAGCCCTGGTGAGCTTCAACTGCTGCCTCAACCCCCTCCTCTACTActacagctcctccagcaggcaGTGGCTCTTCAACTTCAAGCTTCGCTTCAGGTCGAAAAAGGTCTACACCATCTGTGACCAGAACCTGGCGGGGGAGTCCTGGGGGTATAAACTGCAGCAGATGCATGGCAACAACCCCCCCCAGGCTGCACTCTTCTGA